The proteins below come from a single Bactrocera tryoni isolate S06 unplaced genomic scaffold, CSIRO_BtryS06_freeze2 scaffold_25, whole genome shotgun sequence genomic window:
- the LOC120780775 gene encoding 60S ribosomal protein L44-like, with the protein MLIGIVNVPKQRRTFCKKCKCHKPHKVTQYKKSKERKGAQGRRRYDRKQQGFGGQTKPIFRKKAKTTKKIVLRMECTECKYRKQTPLKRCKHFELGGDKKRKGQMIQF; encoded by the exons ATGCTTATTGGAATT GTGAATGTGCCGAAACAGCGACGCACCTTTTGCAAGAAGTGCAagtgccacaagccacacaagGTGACACAATACAAGAAGTCGAAGGAGCGTAAAGGTGCTCAGGGCAGACGTCGTTACGACAGAAAACAACAAGGTTTCGGTGGTCAAACCAAGCCTATCTTCAGAAAGAAG gCTAAGACCACCAAAAAGATTGTGTTGCGTATGGAGTGCACCGAATGCAAGTACCGCAAGCAGACACCACTGAAGCGTTGCAAACATTTCGAGTTGGGAGGTGACAAAAAGAGGAAGGGACAGATGATTCAGTTCTAA